TTTGTGCCACTCTACGCGTTTTTCCTTTTCGCAAAATCTCCGCTCAATTTCAAAACcgcagattttgaatgaaaacTGCGTTATCTGGTAGTACGATGGCAACAACAATTTCGGCCAGTGTAATTCGGTGGGCAGTATTGGCAACGCGATCCGGCGATAGCTGTCAATCGACAAAACAGCTGTTCATTAGAAACCACATTCCCCACCGACAGCACGCAGCAAGAAACACCAGCAGAATTAAAAGGATAAAAGGAGTAaacccacaaaaaaaattaataaaaataaaatcctcgAGGCACCCTGAACCGTGATAGTGAATCGGCAAGATGCAGTTGTGAGTTTCCAGGTGGTTTCTTCTCCCACGGGGAGAAACTATCCTAGAAACCCACAACTTGCATCCCCATACTCACTCCACGTTTTCTTCAGGCAGTGGGATTAAATCGCGAATCATTCCGTGGGCACCCTGAGTCGCATTAATGGAATGGCCAGATGTTGTCTTGGATCTCCCGACCTTTTCCTGCTCCGTGCAGCTGAAAATGTGGAAATACAAAACTTACATCCCCAAATCCCTTTGGCGGCTCAGGCATACGAATGCAtaacaaagaacaaaaaaaacaacaacagcctgTGCATGGCAAACCATAGCACGATACAAGCCTGGTTGCCGTCCGCGTGTGCCCAGGAGATCTCTCCAGCTCCTCCAGCAAATCCAACAATAGGAGCTGGAGATAATTCGTGGTCCTGAGGCCGCCACGTAGGCGAAAAGGCCTCATACCAGGGGAGACCTACGCCGAATTTTTCTTTGCCCTATTGTGAGACGAAAAATATTGTCCCGCAACACGGTTGCTCTTCCTTCAGGTCGGGACCTTTTAGCGGAATTTTATGCATGGCTCAGACTAATATAACTATGATGGGAatagctgtggtcatccaaagcATCAgtagctgtggtcatccaaacaCACTAgtcagagctcaaagttccagcctgtgttaTCCTCAGTTATGCGCGTCGGGTGGTATCTTAATTCCACTTGGTAATGGCTTACCCAGCTAACAAACTTTTCCAATTTCGGTCCGGCAATCGGATGAATCATCCGATATCGGATCCAATGTCTTATCGACAACGTAACTAAAACCTAAATGAAGTGGTTGTCATGTTATCGAAACGACACGGCTGAGCGAAATCTGATATATTTATCGCCATATCGTACCGATGTCGGAGCAAAATTCCAGGGAAACTTGGATGGGAAATTTTACGTCATACcgaattcgaagacgatttcgGACAGTTTTCCTGATGAATATCTTACAAAATGCGGACGAATCAGTCCGATTTCGGACCGGATTTGGTAAGAATTGTCGTATGTTTCGTCTGATAATGTACAGACATGTGAGACGGCAGACAAAGTCGGATCATATTGTTAGCTGGGTATGGAGAACATCTGATCGTCTATCAAATATAATCGTGTATCGACTTTTGCATATAAAAAGTCGATAAATCGATTGGTCGAACGTCGATTTATAGATATTTTGAACGTAACAACGTAACACAAATTCCgtcggataaaaaaatacaagGAATCTTGTGAaaatagttaaaatttttataaattggcacaaagtttgccaaaaatttaattattgggATAAATAATGCTGAAATATATTCCAATATGAGTAAGCAGCAGCCGTGTTCACATTTATCAGCTGTACATCATGTGCATCATCTGCTGGACATCAAACTTGATGAGGTGCGTTGATATGGGGCAAATGTTTTGGACGACCTAGTTCCAGTTATAACATATCTCTACCTAGAATAGCACCTTTAGTTCCAATATTTAATGAGAAAAGAATTGCATATCTGGAAACTGCAGTAAGCCTTTACAAGGTCGTTCTTTATCAACAATGCCTTCTTTCAGACTGGACATAATTGAAAAAAGGAAATGAtatacattgttgttgttgttgctaaccATTGTCATTGACATTTATCATGGCATTTCGgtattaatttgttttatatttatgtGTCTTTTTCAGAATAATGTATGTGCCAATTGCCACTATGCTGGGCCAAATCTGTGGATTTGCCTGTGCAAGAAATGCATGCATATTGGATGTTCCGAACAGGCCAATGATCATAGCACGGAGCATTTCCAACGCAGCAAAGATAAGTACTTGCATTGTATACATATGAATCTATCTTCGCAACGAGCATGGTGTTACCTCTGTGAACGTGAAGTACCCATAGGCGGTGTTGAAAGACCCGCGCAGATTGTGGATCCGGTAGTTCGAGCCATGCGATATTCTGACGAAGACAATGATTCGGATTATGCGTCTGGTGGTGGAAACGGAAATGGTTTGGTGGGTTTACAAAATATAGCCAATACATGTTATATGAATTCCGCTTTACAAGCCCTAAGCAATGTGATACCCATGACTCACTATTTTCTAAATTGCGGTGACTTAATAGACCATACATTGGAGCAAGGAGCTCATCGATGCAAAGCAGGCTTGGCAAAAAGTTATCAACGTTTGATGCGGGACATGTGGCGTAGACGCGATGATGGCAAGCCCTTTTTGGCTCCCCGAAGCATTTTGTATGGCATACGCAGTGTTCATCCTATGTTTCGTGGTTTCCAACAACACGACACCCAAGAATTTCTTAGGTGCTTTATGGACCAGTTACATGAGGAGCTGAAAGAATCGTCTTTAGCCAGTTACGAATCTAACAAAAGAACCTTCCCTCTTCAAGATTcacaagatgatcaagaagacGAAGAAGACATTAGCTCGGATATAAGTTCTTCATCCAGTTCTCAGAATTTAGAAACAAACTATGTTACTTGTGACAGTTCCAACTCGGAATCATCTAGtctatgcgaaaatttcgtttcaCCTAACATCGCAAAAACGAATACGCAATCATCATCGGCCATATCTCCCACATCCGCCTCCTCTTGCAGCAATACACCATCTTTATCATCATCAATTTCGGTTCGTTCCATTGTTAGTGAAATTTTCGATGGCAAACTCTTGTCTTCAGTACAGTGTTTGACTTGTGACCGCATATCTACACGAGAGGAGACGTTTCAAGACCTGTCTCTGCCAATACCGAATAGAGATTTCCTCAACGTCTTGCATCAAAACAATAGCATGAGTGTGCAAAGTTTGAATTCCATCGATTCAGCCAGTACCAGTACACCTCGAGCCCAAGAGGGTTGGATATCATGGATATGGAATATAGTACGATCCTGGTTGTGGGGCCCATCGGTGACATTGCACGATTGTATGGCCAGTTTCTTTAGTGCGGACGAGCTGAAAGGCGACAATATGTACAGCTGCGAGAAGTGTAATAAATTGCGAACGGGTGTAAAGTACTCACGCATCCTTGACCTGCCCGAAGTCTTGTGCATTCATCTGAAAAGATTCCGTCATGATCTATCGTATAGTTCCAAAATATCAGCGCATGTTGAGTTTCCATTAGACAATTTCGATATGCGGCCATACATACACAAAGATTGCAAATCTCAGGTGTCCAATTACAATCTGACGGCTGTTATTTGTCATCATGGCACTGTCGGAGGTGGTCACTACACTTGCTTGGCTCGTAATGCATTTACCGATCGCTGGTATGAATTTGACGATCACCATGTTAATGAAGTTTCCACCGACACAGTACAAAACTGTCAGGCCTACGTGTTGTTCTATCAAAAGCACAACACTCAAATAGATCACTTGCGATATGAAGCTAATGAAATGTCGGCGTCGTATCCGGTGTCACAGTCTGATATACGATTCTACATTTCACGTGAATGGTTGGCTCGCTTCAACACCTTCTCGGAGCCAGGCCCCATTAGTAACTGGACTATGCTGTGCCCTCATGGAGGTGTTCTGCACACCAAAATGCCAATGATTCATCAATTAGCTGTGCCAATATCGCAACACCTGTGGGAATTCCTATATAGCAAATTTGGGGGTGGTCCTGCTATTAATATGCTATTTGAATGTTCAGAATGCAAGCGGGCTGCCGAAGCATTGGCCCAAAGGCAACATTACGAACATTCCGTATTTCAACGCTACAATGGTTTGGATGCTGAACTTGATTCTGGAGCTATCTATGCAATATCCATGTCTTGGTTAAGAACATGGCAGAAATTTGCCAGGGGCCTGACCCACAAGGAACCTGGTCCCATTAATAATGCCAATATTGTTCCTTCCTCTAAAGAGGCAGCATCCAAGAACTCTCCAGTGCGTAGTGTGCGTACCGGCTCAGATTATGTACAGTTAAATGCTCCGCTATGGCGTTTCTTACATGATATTTATGGAGGTGGACCGGAAGTGTTATTGCGACCTTCTCTAACAGAAGAGGTGAGTTAACTGTTTTtcctattaagaagtatttaagGGAATTAAACTTCACGTATCTCTTTCCAGATCGTTATCATCGATCAAGATGAACTGGACGAGGAAGATGGCATGTCTGGTGGAAATTTATCTGATACCGAGAGCAAATTGGGTGACATTCGTTGTACTAACCCACTTCCTGCCGAGTACTTAATGCAACCCAAGGATACGGAAAATGTTATAAGTGAAATGCAGGAatcggatgatgatgatgtagcAGCCACTACAAATGCAACAATTCCCAAGAGACTATCAAAGCCAAAGGAAAGAGcaatcaataagaaatattccaaaaattccaCTTTAACACAAAAGCTTAAGCATAAGGAATATAGAGACTTGTTTGGACCTCAAGGTAAAGTCAATGTCCTCAAAATTGATATCAAGGATGCAACTTTTAAAGCTGTCTTTATTTTCAGGCAATTATAATCCCAAAGATGAAACACATTCCCTCGATGATGAAGAGCAGGAAGAGCATAAAGAAAACCAAGGCGCCGAAGATGTTGTTAACACAAACAACACCAAAAAGTTGCAATATACAAATGCCAAATCCAAGAAACATTCATTCCGCAATGAAAAACGTTCCCGCAATGACAATGTAAATTCTGATGAACCAACTACGGACGCACGGCCACAAAATCGTGCTGGAAAACGGGGTAAAACGAAAAATCCCGTTGTTTTGAGAAATTATCATTCTTCGccacataaaaatgtttccCTTATGAATGATTCCAATGAAACTGACGTTTAGACCACACAATCAATGAATGGAACAACAACACTGTCAATTTCTAACCATGAATTATCATTACAAATCACGAACTATTTTGTTTCCTTtccttttttctttcaaaacaaaaaaaaaacattcgttATTTAACAACGAAGTAGAACTTTCAAAACCAAACATTTATGAATTAATGCTACTGAACTACTGAAAAtacttatttgtttttgtgtgttagtaatatacatatgtatttatttttttttttaattagtttaTCTTTATTTTTGTGGAATAAAATTGAAAACTCTGCTTTATGAGTTTGTCGTGGGTAGAggttttaacaaaattattttatcatttaaattcttttattttattttatgtatggATAAAGAGGATGGCTTTGGAATTTCACAAACATGACAAAGTGAATGAGAAAGTCTGCTATCGTCGtgaaattcctttcatttgtttttaatacTGTTATTACTGGTCCATATATCCCTAACCATGAAGTTGTTTTCTTATACTTCCAAATATCTCTGATTTGATGAACCCATAAATTCATGTTAAGTCTACATGTCCGTTTTTGTGGAGTAGGGTGGACCCCTATACACATCGTCCCGAATGTGGACATCATCTTCGTGCTGTACTCTCAAATTTGAATTCCAAATTGCcatggtaaatatgtatgttttgggggtgggtgaaTAGGTTTCaggttcgttttctactatcaggTGGTTTAGGTGGTGGTGTGGACCCcgagaaacgtggtcccgataTGCATTTCGtgccctactcccaaaaacctttcatttgagccccatattcccaaaaacttcaaattttgcccatgaacattccactaagaaacgggggcaaacttctcacatactaattagtgcagtccgattcaagctaaagctcaatgaaaaggggcctcctttttatagccgagtccgaagtacgacacctttttggagagaagttttacatggcatagtacctcacaaatgttgccagcattaggaggagaaaaccaccgctgaaaatttttttctaatggtctcgccaagtTTCGAACCCATGCATTcagcgtcatgctaacctctgcgctacggtggcctccaggacagcactcatagatttgtgagaagtttgccccagtttctggaatgttcatgggcaaacttatatatgggagctatctcaaaatctgaagcgatttcgagcaaactcctcagatattgtggtagtcgtcgaggaaagccttatacaaaattttggcaagattgatcaataaatgcgcttgcagtggctcttgaagtgaaaaatcgggcgatatacatatatggcagctatatctaaatctgaaccgatttctatgaaagtcaccagtaatattaggaGTCATTACTCAAGCAAAATTCTCTGATATTGTGGTagccgtcgaggaaagcgttgtgcaaaatgttggcaatattggtcaattaatgcagttgctgtgactctagaagttaaaatcgggcgatatacatatatggcagctatatctaaatctgaaccgatttttatgaattatCCACCAGTAATATCAAGAGTGAAAGGAAACTCCATCCTactaaatttcgatagaatcggttaataaaagaccattttatagcattattattgcaaatcggaagaaaatatatgggagctatatcctaatttgagccgattttttccaatttcaataggcttcgtttctaggccgaaaaacatgcctgtaccaaatttaagaccatcgcatgaaaattgcgaaatgttatttgtacacaaattaacatggacagacggaaagacagacggacatagctaaatcgcatccgaaagtgattctgagtcgatcggtatgcatATTAATGGGTATATCtcccttccttctgggtgttacaaacaaatgccctaagttataatactccgtagtggtgtagggtataaataagtcctctaggggctcaagaagtcaaaataggtgatcggtttatatggaggttaTATCCAAGTTGGAATAATAAGGATTTTGCAGCCCTAACAGATTTTCGAAAGGCctaggtgaccaattttagggaCCTGCCAAGAAGCCCCAGGACCACCTAGGGCTTTGACATTTTGCAAATCGTCTAAATGAACAaagtttttactattttttttatctcatcccactgtgcgtcatacCCGGACCATATCTGATGGGTGTAGTCCACCTTATACAGTAGGTACATAGAGTACTGGTCTAGTAATGATTTGTTTGGCCactattcgtctgagaccccataaagtatatattgtatattcttgatcgtcgcgacattttatgtcgatctagccatgtccgtctgtccgtctgtctgtcgaaagcacgctaacttccgaaagagtaaagctagccgcttgaaaatttgcacaagtacttcctattagtgtaggtcggttggtattgtaaatatcggtgcatgtttggatatagctgccatataaaccgatcttgggtcttgacttcttgagcctctagagtgcgcaattcttatccgattggaatgaaattttgcacgacgtgttttgttatgatatccaacaactgtgcaaagtatggtttaaatcggtctataacctgatatagctgccacataaaccgatctcgggtcttgacttcttgagtctctagagtgcgcacatcttatccgattggaatgaaattttacacgacgtgttttgttatgatatccaacaactgtgctaagtatggtttaaatcggtctataacctgatatagctgccacataaaccgatctcgggtcttgacttcttgagcctctagagtgcgcacatcttatccaattggaatgaaattttgcacgacgtgttttgttatgatatccaacaactgtgccaagtaaggttcaaatcggttcagagcctgatataaatgtcatataaaccgatcgatattttgttatgatacccaacaattgtgccaagtatggttgaaatcggtttataacctgatatatctgtcatataaacagatctggggacttgaattcttgagattctagagggcgcaattattatccgatttgcctgaaattttgtacaacggatcctctcatgaccatcaacatacgtcttcaatatggtcttaattggtgtatagcccgatacagcttacatataaatcgatctctctattttacttcttgagcccccaaagggtgcaattcttattcgaattggctgacattttacacaggtctccaacatataatttaattgtggtccaaactggaccatatcttgatatcgctctaatagcagagcaaatcttttcttatatccttttttgcctaagaagagatgccgggaaaagaactcgacaaatgcgacccatggtggagggtatataagattcggcccggccgaacatagcacgcttttacttgttatatataagatataagattttttcaaaattttatttccatagaaaattttgtcaacattttatatctataaaaaattttgtgaaaattttatttctatagaatattttgtcaaaaatttatttcttaagaaaattgtgtcaacattttattttaaggataattttgtaaattt
The genomic region above belongs to Stomoxys calcitrans chromosome 5, idStoCalc2.1, whole genome shotgun sequence and contains:
- the LOC106089406 gene encoding ubiquitin carboxyl-terminal hydrolase 20, producing MSKQQPCSHLSAVHHVHHLLDIKLDENNVCANCHYAGPNLWICLCKKCMHIGCSEQANDHSTEHFQRSKDKYLHCIHMNLSSQRAWCYLCEREVPIGGVERPAQIVDPVVRAMRYSDEDNDSDYASGGGNGNGLVGLQNIANTCYMNSALQALSNVIPMTHYFLNCGDLIDHTLEQGAHRCKAGLAKSYQRLMRDMWRRRDDGKPFLAPRSILYGIRSVHPMFRGFQQHDTQEFLRCFMDQLHEELKESSLASYESNKRTFPLQDSQDDQEDEEDISSDISSSSSSQNLETNYVTCDSSNSESSSLCENFVSPNIAKTNTQSSSAISPTSASSCSNTPSLSSSISVRSIVSEIFDGKLLSSVQCLTCDRISTREETFQDLSLPIPNRDFLNVLHQNNSMSVQSLNSIDSASTSTPRAQEGWISWIWNIVRSWLWGPSVTLHDCMASFFSADELKGDNMYSCEKCNKLRTGVKYSRILDLPEVLCIHLKRFRHDLSYSSKISAHVEFPLDNFDMRPYIHKDCKSQVSNYNLTAVICHHGTVGGGHYTCLARNAFTDRWYEFDDHHVNEVSTDTVQNCQAYVLFYQKHNTQIDHLRYEANEMSASYPVSQSDIRFYISREWLARFNTFSEPGPISNWTMLCPHGGVLHTKMPMIHQLAVPISQHLWEFLYSKFGGGPAINMLFECSECKRAAEALAQRQHYEHSVFQRYNGLDAELDSGAIYAISMSWLRTWQKFARGLTHKEPGPINNANIVPSSKEAASKNSPVRSVRTGSDYVQLNAPLWRFLHDIYGGGPEVLLRPSLTEEIVIIDQDELDEEDGMSGGNLSDTESKLGDIRCTNPLPAEYLMQPKDTENVISEMQESDDDDVAATTNATIPKRLSKPKERAINKKYSKNSTLTQKLKHKEYRDLFGPQGNYNPKDETHSLDDEEQEEHKENQGAEDVVNTNNTKKLQYTNAKSKKHSFRNEKRSRNDNVNSDEPTTDARPQNRAGKRGKTKNPVVLRNYHSSPHKNVSLMNDSNETDV